The Polynucleobacter necessarius genome has a window encoding:
- a CDS encoding methyltransferase domain-containing protein — MTQSIRWLQDEIAGCMLQKLDIVKLEAKDVLLIPDFPGAHAPFLTKRFPGIRFHSAPESELSSFDLYKLRLTRFWNSKMKSSAVVSLDDYMRTGSINLPSNSVDLVVSVLLIQNLADPKHFLKECWRVLKEGGLLTLSYLGPDTAKELKSESLAQQLPTRNLPSPWDMHDMGDALLGERFSDPVMDMEFLKLDYDSDALLLSDAKALNLLAVEDKNDAQFTQLPSKLTLEVVYGHAWALGKHLAKPQDHVAYIDPNQIGRKISNDSA; from the coding sequence ATGACCCAATCAATCAGATGGCTTCAGGATGAAATTGCAGGCTGCATGCTGCAAAAATTAGACATCGTGAAGTTGGAGGCAAAGGATGTATTGTTGATTCCAGATTTCCCTGGAGCGCATGCCCCTTTTCTGACAAAACGTTTTCCTGGAATTCGTTTTCATAGTGCGCCAGAAAGTGAGCTATCGAGTTTCGATTTATATAAATTGAGGTTGACTCGTTTTTGGAATTCCAAAATGAAATCTTCTGCTGTAGTTTCTCTAGATGACTATATGAGAACGGGAAGTATTAATCTCCCTAGCAATTCTGTAGATTTAGTAGTGAGTGTTCTATTGATTCAGAATTTGGCTGACCCTAAGCATTTCTTGAAGGAGTGCTGGCGAGTGCTTAAAGAAGGTGGCTTGCTGACATTGAGTTATCTTGGCCCCGATACCGCTAAAGAACTCAAGTCTGAATCCTTGGCTCAACAATTGCCAACTCGGAACTTGCCTAGCCCCTGGGATATGCACGATATGGGGGATGCTCTCTTGGGTGAGCGTTTTTCTGATCCCGTAATGGATATGGAGTTTTTAAAGCTGGATTACGACTCAGATGCACTGCTGCTATCAGATGCCAAGGCATTAAATCTGCTCGCTGTAGAAGATAAAAATGATGCTCAATTCACTCAATTGCCCAGCAAACTCACTTTAGAGGTGGTGTATGGACATGCTTGGGCTTTAGGTAAGCACCTTGCCAAACCACAAGATCATGTTGCCTATATTGATCCAAATCAAATCGGACGCAAGATTAGCAATGATTCTGCTTAA
- a CDS encoding cytochrome c oxidase subunit 3, giving the protein MSSNSTPYYFVPGLSSHPASAALGLLAFGAGMSGWVNHAAWGGPVTAVGVLWVLFVLYNWFGDTIAESNAGKNGVNVDISYRWSMAWFIFSEIMFFGAFFAALFYARNIAMPWMGDVESKLLWPDFTAVWPNDGPAGLVEKFTTMGPWPIPTINTLLLLSSGVTVTYAHHALRENHMKKAINGLAATVGLGIIFLGFQMYEYYHAYHALNLKLTSGVYGSTFFMLTGFHGFHVFLGGLMLAIVLRRMIRGDFTAENHFAFEGAAWYWHFVDVVWLGLYIAVYWM; this is encoded by the coding sequence ATGTCATCCAATTCAACCCCTTACTATTTCGTTCCTGGGCTATCCAGTCATCCAGCATCTGCAGCTTTAGGCTTGCTTGCTTTTGGCGCTGGAATGTCTGGCTGGGTAAACCATGCAGCCTGGGGTGGCCCAGTAACTGCAGTTGGTGTGCTCTGGGTTTTGTTCGTGCTCTATAACTGGTTTGGTGACACGATTGCCGAGTCTAATGCTGGCAAAAACGGTGTAAACGTAGATATCTCCTATCGCTGGTCAATGGCTTGGTTCATCTTCTCCGAGATTATGTTCTTCGGAGCATTCTTTGCGGCTTTGTTCTATGCGCGTAATATTGCGATGCCTTGGATGGGTGACGTCGAAAGTAAATTACTCTGGCCTGATTTCACGGCGGTTTGGCCTAATGATGGCCCAGCAGGCTTGGTAGAGAAATTCACGACCATGGGCCCATGGCCAATCCCAACTATTAATACTTTGTTGCTCTTGAGTTCAGGTGTAACAGTTACCTATGCTCATCATGCGCTTCGTGAAAATCACATGAAGAAAGCCATCAATGGTTTGGCTGCAACTGTTGGCCTTGGTATTATCTTCTTGGGCTTTCAGATGTATGAGTACTACCATGCATATCATGCCTTGAACTTAAAGCTCACTTCAGGCGTATATGGCTCAACCTTCTTTATGTTGACTGGCTTCCATGGCTTCCACGTATTCCTGGGTGGCTTAATGTTAGCTATTGTGTTGCGTCGAATGATTCGTGGTGACTTCACTGCTGAAAATCATTTTGCGTTTGAAGGTGCCGCTTGGTACTGGCACTTCGTTGACGTTGTCTGGCTTGGTCTCTACATCGCTGTTTACTGGATGTAA
- a CDS encoding DUF2970 domain-containing protein, giving the protein MSKKSTFMQSMIAVLWAFLGVRKKSGLQEDVASLSFVHIVIAGVLGALIFMGVLLLIVKAVVSH; this is encoded by the coding sequence ATGAGTAAGAAAAGTACTTTTATGCAATCCATGATCGCTGTATTGTGGGCTTTTTTGGGTGTGCGTAAGAAATCAGGATTGCAGGAAGATGTAGCTTCATTAAGTTTTGTCCATATTGTTATTGCGGGAGTTTTAGGTGCCTTGATTTTTATGGGCGTACTCCTCTTAATAGTTAAAGCAGTTGTGTCCCATTGA
- the trmL gene encoding tRNA (uridine(34)/cytosine(34)/5-carboxymethylaminomethyluridine(34)-2'-O)-methyltransferase TrmL translates to MFNIVLFEPEIPPNTGNIIRLCANTGAKLHLIEPLGFPMEDAKLRRAGLDYHEFAKVKVHKNWPQFLLDEKPQPERMFALTTKGFGKFHDGNYLPNDYFIFGSETKGITDEVRNSIPTPNQMRLAMQDSSRSLNLSNTVAIVVYEAWRQNGLLGGG, encoded by the coding sequence ATGTTTAACATTGTTTTATTCGAACCAGAAATTCCACCCAATACAGGCAACATCATTCGCCTGTGCGCAAATACGGGCGCAAAGTTACACCTCATCGAGCCGCTTGGTTTCCCTATGGAGGATGCCAAACTTCGCAGAGCAGGGCTGGACTATCATGAGTTCGCCAAAGTAAAAGTTCATAAAAACTGGCCGCAATTTCTGCTTGATGAAAAACCTCAGCCCGAGAGAATGTTTGCTCTGACTACCAAAGGATTTGGGAAGTTTCATGATGGCAACTATTTGCCAAATGACTATTTCATTTTTGGCTCAGAAACCAAAGGTATTACTGACGAAGTGAGAAACTCAATCCCCACACCCAATCAAATGCGCTTGGCAATGCAAGACAGTAGTCGCAGCTTGAATCTCTCAAATACGGTAGCGATTGTGGTTTATGAAGCATGGCGCCAAAACGGATTGCTTGGCGGAGGTTAA
- the gpmA gene encoding 2,3-diphosphoglycerate-dependent phosphoglycerate mutase: MKQLVLIRHGESAWNLENRFTGWADVDLTPKGTEQALAAGENLRKAGYEFDLAYTSVLRRAIRTLWHVQDTMDLMWLPVVHSWRLNERHYGTLTGLNKAETAEQYGDAQVHIWRRSYDVRPPLLEKGGERNPQNDRRYEKLNASDIPLGECLKDNVERVLPLWNESIAPALKAGKRILIVAHGNSIRSLIKYLDQVSDEDIMEINVPNGIPLVYELDDNLKPIQHFYLD, from the coding sequence ATGAAACAACTTGTCCTTATTCGTCATGGCGAATCCGCCTGGAACCTTGAAAACCGCTTCACTGGCTGGGCGGACGTTGACTTAACCCCAAAAGGCACAGAACAGGCCCTAGCAGCAGGAGAAAATCTCCGCAAAGCAGGCTATGAGTTTGATTTGGCCTACACCTCGGTACTGAGAAGAGCGATTCGCACCCTGTGGCATGTTCAGGACACCATGGACCTCATGTGGTTGCCCGTAGTCCATAGCTGGAGACTAAACGAACGTCACTATGGCACCCTCACTGGCCTTAATAAAGCTGAAACTGCTGAACAGTATGGAGACGCTCAGGTTCATATTTGGCGACGCTCCTACGATGTGCGTCCACCACTCCTAGAAAAGGGTGGCGAACGTAATCCGCAGAATGATCGACGTTACGAAAAACTCAATGCTTCTGACATTCCCTTGGGCGAGTGCCTTAAAGATAACGTCGAGCGTGTATTGCCTCTTTGGAATGAATCTATCGCTCCCGCCCTCAAAGCAGGTAAGCGCATATTAATCGTTGCACATGGCAATAGCATCCGCTCTTTGATTAAGTATCTCGACCAGGTTTCCGACGAAGACATTATGGAAATAAATGTTCCCAATGGCATCCCGCTTGTTTATGAGCTCGATGACAATCTCAAACCCATTCAGCATTTTTATTTGGATTAA
- a CDS encoding cytochrome oxidase small assembly protein — MVLKVWSGQFHRLLHITHLKRLLMLKSCMLQESKLAAHKSQSASNRRLGFILLSVALVFFVGIVIKRSVLS, encoded by the coding sequence ATGGTGCTAAAGGTTTGGAGTGGACAATTCCATCGCCTGCTCCACATCACACATTTGAAACGCCTCCTGATGCTAAAGAGTTGCATGCTGCAGGAATCTAAATTGGCCGCACACAAATCCCAATCTGCTAGCAATCGCAGATTGGGTTTTATCCTTTTAAGCGTTGCCCTGGTTTTCTTTGTTGGTATCGTAATTAAACGGAGCGTACTGAGTTAA
- the ctaD gene encoding cytochrome c oxidase subunit I, whose protein sequence is MSTVSTTHDHAHDHAHDDHTPHGWRRWLFATNHKDIGTMYLIFSFVSLMAGGVMALGIRLELFQPGLQFLRPEFFNQLTTMHGLVMVFGAIMPAFVGFANWMIPLQIGASDMAFARMNNFSFWILPVAACLLFGSFLAPGGAPAGGWTLYAPLTSQMGPGLDMGIFALHLLGASSIMGSINIIVTILNMRAPGLTLMKMPMFCWTWLITAYLLIAVMPVLAGAITMVLTDRHFGTSFFSAVGGGDPIMFQHIFWFFGHPEVYIMILPAFGIISEIVPAFSRKTLFGYSSMVYATASIAILSFIVWAHHMFATGMPVTGQLFFMYATMLIAVPTGVKIFNWVATMWKGSMTFETPMLWSVGFIFVFTMGGFTGLILAMAPIDIGVQDTYYVVAHFHYVLVAGSLFAMFAGFYYWCPKWTGYMANETRGKIHFWASMIFFNITFFPMHFLGLAGMPRRYADYPTQFADFNMIASIGALGFGLAQVYFLLFVVLPAYNGKGEKAPMKPWDGAKGLEWTIPSPAPHHTFETPPDAKELHAAGI, encoded by the coding sequence ATGAGCACAGTCTCTACCACCCACGATCACGCACACGACCACGCGCATGACGATCACACGCCACATGGCTGGCGTCGTTGGTTGTTTGCAACCAACCATAAAGACATCGGCACGATGTACCTCATCTTCTCATTCGTGAGTTTGATGGCTGGTGGTGTTATGGCTTTGGGAATTCGTTTGGAATTATTCCAACCAGGTTTGCAGTTCTTGCGTCCTGAGTTCTTTAACCAATTAACTACCATGCACGGTTTAGTGATGGTGTTCGGCGCAATCATGCCGGCATTCGTTGGTTTTGCAAACTGGATGATTCCTTTGCAAATCGGTGCATCCGATATGGCCTTTGCCCGTATGAATAACTTTAGCTTCTGGATTCTTCCGGTAGCTGCTTGCTTATTGTTCGGCTCATTCTTAGCTCCTGGCGGCGCTCCTGCAGGCGGTTGGACTTTGTATGCTCCGTTGACTTCGCAGATGGGCCCAGGTTTAGACATGGGTATTTTTGCACTCCACTTATTGGGTGCTTCTTCCATCATGGGCTCGATTAACATCATCGTAACCATCTTGAATATGCGTGCTCCTGGCCTGACATTGATGAAGATGCCAATGTTCTGCTGGACTTGGTTGATTACTGCTTATTTGTTGATCGCTGTAATGCCGGTATTGGCTGGTGCAATCACCATGGTTCTTACAGACCGCCATTTTGGTACTTCTTTCTTCTCCGCAGTTGGCGGTGGTGACCCAATCATGTTCCAGCACATTTTCTGGTTCTTCGGTCACCCAGAGGTTTACATCATGATTCTTCCAGCGTTCGGAATCATCAGTGAAATCGTTCCTGCATTCTCTAGAAAAACATTGTTTGGCTACAGCTCCATGGTTTATGCAACTGCATCCATTGCGATCTTGTCATTCATTGTTTGGGCTCACCACATGTTTGCAACTGGTATGCCAGTAACAGGTCAGCTGTTCTTTATGTACGCAACTATGTTGATTGCCGTTCCAACTGGCGTGAAGATTTTTAACTGGGTTGCAACTATGTGGAAAGGTTCGATGACTTTCGAAACTCCAATGTTGTGGTCTGTTGGTTTCATCTTCGTATTTACGATGGGTGGTTTCACAGGTTTGATTTTGGCAATGGCCCCAATTGATATTGGTGTACAAGATACTTATTACGTTGTTGCCCACTTCCACTACGTATTGGTAGCAGGCTCATTGTTCGCAATGTTTGCTGGCTTCTACTACTGGTGTCCAAAGTGGACTGGCTACATGGCTAATGAAACTCGCGGCAAGATCCATTTCTGGGCTTCCATGATTTTCTTCAACATCACCTTCTTCCCAATGCACTTCTTGGGCTTAGCAGGTATGCCACGTCGTTATGCTGATTACCCAACTCAGTTTGCTGATTTCAACATGATCGCTTCGATTGGTGCGCTTGGTTTTGGTTTGGCACAAGTGTATTTCTTGCTCTTTGTTGTCTTGCCAGCTTACAACGGTAAAGGCGAAAAAGCGCCAATGAAGCCATGGGATGGTGCTAAAGGTTTGGAGTGGACAATTCCATCGCCTGCTCCACATCACACATTTGAAACGCCTCCTGATGCTAAAGAGTTGCATGCTGCAGGAATCTAA
- the secB gene encoding protein-export chaperone SecB — MTDQTTSAPDAAENSKEPGFRIQRIYLKDLSLEQPHAPQILLVAAEPQVEVEVDVAITRLGDEIFEVALIATVTAKVEAKVLFLVEAKQAGIFEFSNIPPEQIDPMLGIACPTILYPYLRSNIADTISRAGFQPIHLNEINFHGMYEHRLMQAAQAAATEGGSTDESKIILPH; from the coding sequence ATGACTGATCAAACTACTTCCGCTCCAGACGCAGCTGAAAATTCAAAAGAGCCTGGTTTCCGCATTCAACGTATTTACCTTAAAGACTTGTCTTTAGAGCAGCCACACGCACCGCAAATTTTATTGGTCGCAGCTGAACCTCAAGTAGAGGTTGAAGTGGATGTTGCTATTACTCGTTTGGGTGATGAGATTTTTGAGGTTGCCTTAATTGCGACAGTAACTGCCAAAGTAGAGGCCAAAGTACTCTTTTTGGTTGAAGCAAAGCAAGCGGGTATTTTTGAATTTAGCAATATTCCTCCAGAGCAAATTGATCCCATGTTAGGCATTGCATGCCCAACGATTTTGTATCCTTACTTGCGCTCGAATATTGCTGACACTATCAGCCGTGCTGGTTTCCAGCCAATACATTTGAATGAGATTAACTTCCACGGTATGTACGAACATCGCCTTATGCAGGCTGCACAAGCTGCCGCAACGGAAGGTGGCTCTACCGATGAAAGCAAAATCATTCTCCCTCATTAA
- the coxB gene encoding cytochrome c oxidase subunit II, with the protein MNLFGKVTRASLYLVAAFGAALAQAAEDMPGGPAVNQLNFTAPATKIMQEIHWLHWMMLIICALIFVGVFGVMFYSILKHRKSLGAKSAFFHESTTVEIIWTVIPLLIVIGMALPATKTVVAMKDTTNSDITIKTTGYQWKWGYDYIKGEGEGISFLSTMSTSREAINNLEPKSNTYLMEVDNEMVVPVGKKIRLITTANDVIHSWTIPAFGVKQDAIPGFVRDTWFRAETIGKFRGQCSELCGAEHAFMPIVVNVVSQDDYTKWVAEKKKEMGAASDDPTKVYTLDEQKERGAKVYAANCAACHQPNGKGAGTFPALDGSKVVLGPKAGQYNILINGKGAMPKWAGVISDGDIAAVMTYTRNAWGNKTGEIIQTQDIVSARAGK; encoded by the coding sequence ATGAATTTATTTGGAAAAGTCACTAGGGCTTCGCTCTATTTAGTAGCAGCCTTTGGCGCGGCGCTTGCGCAAGCCGCTGAAGATATGCCAGGCGGCCCAGCCGTGAATCAGCTGAACTTCACTGCCCCTGCAACAAAAATCATGCAAGAAATCCATTGGTTGCATTGGATGATGTTGATTATTTGCGCTCTTATTTTTGTGGGTGTTTTTGGGGTGATGTTCTATTCCATCCTCAAGCATCGCAAATCCTTAGGTGCTAAATCTGCCTTTTTCCACGAGAGTACGACTGTTGAGATCATTTGGACAGTGATTCCATTGTTGATTGTGATCGGCATGGCTTTGCCAGCAACAAAAACTGTTGTTGCGATGAAAGACACTACGAATTCAGATATCACTATTAAGACCACTGGGTACCAGTGGAAGTGGGGTTACGACTACATCAAAGGCGAAGGCGAAGGCATTAGCTTTTTATCTACGATGTCTACTTCACGTGAAGCGATCAATAATTTAGAGCCTAAATCCAATACCTACTTGATGGAAGTGGATAACGAAATGGTTGTGCCTGTTGGTAAAAAGATTCGTCTGATTACTACAGCTAATGACGTCATTCACTCTTGGACTATCCCTGCGTTTGGCGTGAAGCAAGATGCGATTCCTGGCTTTGTACGCGACACTTGGTTCCGTGCAGAGACCATCGGTAAATTCCGCGGTCAATGTTCAGAGTTGTGTGGTGCTGAGCATGCCTTTATGCCTATTGTGGTCAACGTTGTTTCACAAGACGACTACACCAAGTGGGTAGCAGAGAAGAAAAAAGAAATGGGCGCGGCCTCTGATGACCCAACTAAGGTTTACACCTTGGATGAGCAAAAAGAGCGTGGTGCCAAAGTCTATGCAGCCAATTGCGCAGCATGTCATCAGCCTAACGGTAAAGGTGCGGGCACATTCCCAGCGCTTGATGGTAGCAAAGTGGTGCTTGGGCCAAAAGCTGGTCAATACAACATTCTTATCAATGGTAAGGGTGCGATGCCAAAGTGGGCTGGCGTGATTTCTGATGGCGATATTGCTGCTGTGATGACATATACCCGCAATGCATGGGGCAATAAGACAGGTGAAATTATTCAGACCCAAGATATTGTCTCTGCACGCGCAGGCAAGTAA
- a CDS encoding cytochrome c oxidase assembly protein, whose product MSAIASVNRQILLKLLIASVMMFGFGYALVPMYKALCEVTGINVVTSKNDYGIRAYSANKVGNTQVDYSRKVTIEFDSNSRGPFTFRPVKNFLEVHPGEMAEIVYEVTNNLNRPVDAQAIPSYAPKSAMEFFTKLECFCFQQQTLAAHEMKKMPVLFVIDAGLPADVKTITLSYTFFELGVGQQPAGSTTPKSKTTS is encoded by the coding sequence ATGTCTGCTATCGCCTCCGTTAACCGCCAAATCTTGCTGAAGCTATTGATCGCTTCTGTGATGATGTTTGGTTTTGGATATGCGCTAGTGCCGATGTATAAGGCCTTGTGTGAAGTGACTGGCATTAACGTAGTCACCAGCAAGAATGACTACGGTATCCGAGCTTACAGTGCAAACAAGGTAGGCAATACCCAGGTCGATTATTCCCGCAAGGTAACTATTGAGTTTGACTCGAATAGTCGCGGCCCATTTACATTTCGCCCGGTAAAGAACTTTTTAGAAGTGCATCCAGGAGAGATGGCGGAAATTGTTTACGAAGTAACAAACAATTTGAATCGTCCTGTTGATGCGCAAGCAATTCCAAGTTATGCACCTAAAAGCGCCATGGAGTTCTTCACCAAATTAGAGTGTTTTTGTTTTCAGCAGCAAACCTTGGCAGCTCATGAAATGAAAAAGATGCCTGTCCTGTTTGTGATTGATGCGGGACTACCTGCGGATGTGAAAACGATTACCTTGTCGTACACCTTCTTTGAGTTAGGCGTTGGTCAGCAGCCAGCAGGCTCAACAACTCCTAAATCGAAAACGACGTCATGA
- a CDS encoding twin transmembrane helix small protein, giving the protein MNWIIPVALLMIVGSLGSALYFMMKDKGGSSRMVQSLMLRIGLSIVLFLGILIAHYFGYIEATGVRVGAN; this is encoded by the coding sequence ATGAACTGGATTATTCCAGTTGCACTGCTAATGATTGTAGGGAGCTTGGGCTCTGCTCTCTACTTCATGATGAAAGACAAAGGCGGGAGCTCAAGAATGGTTCAGTCTCTCATGCTGCGTATTGGACTTTCAATAGTTCTGTTTCTTGGCATATTGATTGCCCACTACTTTGGTTATATTGAAGCTACTGGTGTTCGGGTGGGAGCAAACTAA
- a CDS encoding rhodanese-like domain-containing protein, producing the protein MNFLTQIDNLALIALLFVSGAALFLPTLSTLISGKGLSPSEATIWINRRKAAVLDLRPESDFKAGHLPGSKHILADRISTRLDKLKLDRKNPVILVCQSGVSARKAVPELKKLGFSEVAVLDGGVQGWQAAALPLIK; encoded by the coding sequence ATGAACTTTCTCACGCAAATTGATAATCTAGCGCTTATCGCCCTCTTGTTTGTTTCGGGCGCAGCGCTCTTCCTCCCCACATTATCTACGCTTATTAGCGGAAAAGGTTTATCGCCTTCGGAGGCAACTATTTGGATTAATCGCCGAAAAGCAGCTGTTTTGGACTTGCGTCCAGAATCGGACTTTAAAGCGGGTCATCTGCCTGGATCTAAGCATATCTTGGCCGACCGAATCTCTACTAGACTCGACAAGCTCAAACTGGACCGCAAAAACCCGGTCATTTTGGTCTGTCAATCCGGTGTGAGCGCCCGCAAAGCGGTTCCAGAGCTCAAGAAACTGGGATTTTCTGAGGTTGCGGTTTTGGACGGCGGCGTTCAGGGTTGGCAAGCTGCAGCCCTCCCATTAATCAAATAA
- a CDS encoding ComF family protein: MHPIENIFQAVCSHLLPSACIICGTFQQLTLCKNCASILKSEQLLNYECCQQCGLTLQVDELKENTCQECCTKPPYFDATYCLDRYDGRLQSALHQLKYQRRLAYAHGLASAWNALLAKSSIEAQADYLLPVPLSQEKFCARGFNQSWELARRISCDKRIHKNPHILKRHHSPQHQAQGNRASRQIAIQDMFYINPQYQGQLESASVIVFDDVMTSGATLNEIARILKDNGASRVINWVLLRTLRPSQRSTYV, translated from the coding sequence ATGCATCCAATAGAGAATATTTTCCAGGCAGTCTGTTCTCACCTTCTACCCAGCGCTTGCATTATTTGCGGCACATTTCAGCAACTCACTCTCTGCAAGAATTGCGCCTCCATATTGAAATCAGAGCAGTTATTGAATTACGAATGCTGCCAGCAATGCGGCCTTACTCTTCAAGTGGACGAGCTAAAAGAAAACACTTGCCAAGAGTGTTGTACTAAGCCACCCTACTTTGATGCAACTTACTGCCTTGATCGATATGATGGCAGACTGCAATCAGCATTGCATCAATTGAAATATCAGCGTCGACTTGCATATGCACATGGCTTAGCATCCGCATGGAATGCCCTGCTTGCAAAGAGTTCTATAGAAGCTCAAGCAGACTATCTTCTTCCGGTACCGCTGAGCCAAGAAAAATTCTGTGCCCGAGGCTTTAATCAAAGTTGGGAGTTAGCTAGACGGATTAGTTGCGATAAACGCATTCATAAAAACCCACACATCTTGAAGCGCCATCACAGCCCGCAGCATCAGGCTCAAGGGAATCGTGCTAGTCGTCAAATTGCCATTCAAGATATGTTTTATATCAACCCGCAGTACCAGGGACAACTAGAGTCCGCCTCTGTCATTGTGTTTGACGACGTGATGACTAGCGGAGCAACCTTAAATGAAATCGCGCGCATATTGAAGGACAATGGGGCATCTCGTGTTATTAATTGGGTTTTACTAAGAACACTTCGTCCATCACAAAGATCTACGTATGTTTAA
- a CDS encoding NAD(P)H-dependent glycerol-3-phosphate dehydrogenase has translation MKVTLLGAGSWGTAMAAQAARHLQSGDVCLWSRSPEQLEGIRKSGENADYLPGVILPKSLQLEASFEHAIERLSEKDLLVIATPMSGLSETVAHVLRLAKHPLNIVWLCKGLEPSTTLLPHQVVAREDQLHSHGLQHSYGALSGPSFAQEVGNGMPCALTIASKSNALCDIVQGAFHHGNMRIYASDDLVGVELGGAIKNVLAIAAGIGDGLDLGLNARAAVLTRGLAEMMRLVKAAGGRPETCMGLTGVGDLILTATGDLSRNRRVGLALAAGKPLPEILGNLGHVAEGVLCASAVGNLATRLGVEMPITAMMSEVLSGKLSPHEAVKKLMGRNPKVEA, from the coding sequence ATGAAAGTGACGCTGCTTGGAGCTGGTTCATGGGGCACTGCTATGGCCGCGCAAGCTGCGCGCCATCTTCAGTCAGGCGATGTTTGTTTGTGGTCACGAAGCCCTGAGCAGTTAGAGGGTATTCGGAAGTCAGGTGAAAATGCCGACTACCTGCCTGGCGTTATCTTGCCCAAGAGTCTGCAATTAGAAGCCAGTTTTGAGCACGCTATCGAGCGCCTCTCAGAAAAAGATCTTCTGGTGATTGCTACGCCAATGTCGGGTTTGTCAGAAACAGTGGCGCATGTATTGCGCCTTGCAAAGCACCCACTCAATATTGTTTGGTTATGTAAGGGGTTGGAGCCCAGCACTACTTTGTTGCCACACCAAGTGGTAGCACGCGAAGATCAGTTACATAGTCATGGCCTTCAGCATTCTTACGGCGCTTTATCCGGACCCAGTTTTGCCCAAGAAGTTGGCAATGGAATGCCCTGTGCATTAACAATTGCTAGCAAATCAAACGCTTTGTGCGACATTGTTCAGGGTGCTTTCCATCACGGCAATATGCGCATCTATGCGAGCGATGATTTGGTTGGCGTTGAGTTGGGTGGTGCTATTAAAAATGTTTTAGCTATCGCTGCCGGCATTGGTGATGGCTTGGATCTTGGTCTTAATGCGCGCGCTGCAGTGTTAACTCGTGGCCTTGCAGAAATGATGCGTCTAGTAAAGGCGGCCGGCGGCCGACCGGAGACCTGCATGGGATTAACTGGTGTTGGCGATTTGATTTTGACTGCAACTGGTGATCTCTCGCGTAATCGTCGTGTTGGTTTGGCGCTTGCTGCAGGAAAACCTTTACCTGAAATTTTGGGTAACTTAGGACATGTTGCTGAGGGCGTACTGTGCGCCTCGGCAGTCGGAAATTTGGCGACTCGCTTGGGTGTGGAAATGCCAATCACCGCCATGATGAGCGAAGTCTTGTCTGGAAAACTCTCACCGCATGAAGCAGTGAAAAAACTGATGGGACGCAACCCCAAGGTTGAGGCTTAA